The following are encoded together in the Acipenser ruthenus chromosome 24, fAciRut3.2 maternal haplotype, whole genome shotgun sequence genome:
- the LOC117963034 gene encoding cytochrome P450 1A1-like — MALISLPILGPILVSESLVAVATLCAVYLLLRLLRTEIPAGLRRPPGPTPLPLIGNVLELGGNPHLSLTKMSQRYGDVLQIQIGTRPVVVLSGNETVRQALIKQGDDFAGRPDLYSFQFISNGKSLTFSNDHAGVWRARRKLAQNALRSFSTVESPTSSYSCVLEEHISLEAEYLVKRLSGIMEADGSFDPFRHIVVSVANVICAMCFGRRYSHDDQELVNLVNLSAEFGRVIASGNPADFIPALRILPNRNMRAFIGISNRFNTFIQNIVTDHYRSFDKSNIRDITDSLIEHCQDKKVDENANIQISDEKIVSIVNDLFGAGFDTISTALSWCLMYLVSHPDIQKKIHQVLDEHVGRERTPRLSDRPSLPYVEAFILETFRHSSFLPFTIPHCTTKDTALNGFYIPKDTCIFVNQWQVNHDPSLWKDPSTFSPERFLNAEGTGINKAESEKVMLFGLGKRRCIGESIGRSEVFLFLAVLLQRLEFRSLPGQKLDLTPEYGLTMKHKRCQLSASLRYRHGADSEE; from the exons ATGGCGCTCATATCTCTACCCATTCTTGGTCCCATCTTGGTGTCCGAGAGCCTGGTCGCCGTGGCAACGTTGTGCGCAGTCTACCTGTTGCTGCGGCTCCTGCGCACAGAGATCCCAGCGGGTCTGCGCAGACCCCCCGGGCCCACACCCCTACCCCTGATTGGAAACGTGCTGGAGCTAGGAGGCAACCCCCACCTCAGCCTGACGAAGATGAGCCAGCGCTACGGGGACGTCCTGCAGATCCAGATTGGCACCCGGCCCGTGGTGGTGTTGAGCGGGAACGAGACGGTGCGCCAGGCTCTCATCAAGCAAGGGGACGACTTTGCTGGACGGCCTGACCTCTACAGTTTCCAGTTCATCTCTAACGGCAAGAGCTTGACCTTCAGTAATGACCATGCCGGGGTGTGGCGAGCCCGGCGCAAGCTGGCACAGAATGCCCTTCGCTCTTTCTCCACCGTTGAAAGCCCAACCAGCAGCTACTCCTGCGTGCTTGAGGAGCACATCTCCCTGGAGGCGGAATACTTGGTGAAGCGGCTCTCTGGGATCATGGAAGCTGATGGGAGTTTTGACCCTTTCCGCCACATTGTGGTCTCGGTGGCCAATGTCATCTGTGCCATGTGCTTCGGCCGGCGCTACAGCCATGACGACCAGGAGCTGGTAAATCTGGTGAACCTGAGCGCCGAGTTTGGGCGTGTGATTGCCAGCGGCAATCCTGCCGACTTCATCCCTGCTCTCCGTATCCTGCCCAACCGCAACATGCGCGCCTTCATTGGCATCAGCAACAGATTCAACACCTTCATCCAGAACATTGTGACCGACCACTACCGCTCCTTCGACAAG AGCAACATTCGTGACATCACTGACTCACTGATTGAGCATTGCCAGGACAAGAAGGTGGACGAGAACGCCAACATTCAGATCTCTGACGAGAAAATTGTGTCCATCGTTAATGACCTTTTTGGAGCTG GCTTTGATACAATCAGCACTGCTCTCTCCTGGTGCTTAATGTACTTGGTGTCCCACCCTGATATCCAGAAGAAGATCCACCAGGTATTAG ATGAGCATGTGGGCAGGGAGCGTACCCCCAGGCTCTCTGATAGACCCAGCCTGCCGTATGTAGAGGCCTTCATCCTGGAGACCTTCCGCCACTCCTCCTTCCTCCCCTTCACCATCCCTCACTG CACGACGAAGGACACGGCTCTCAATGGCTTTTACATTCCCAAGGACACGTGTATCTTCGTGAACCAGTGGCAGGTCAACCACGACCC GAGTCTGTGGAAGGATCCCTCCACCTTCTCTCCAGAGCGCTTCCTGAATGCAGAGGGCACTGGTATCAACAAGGCTGAGTCGGAGAAGGTCATGCTGTTCGGGTTGGGGAAGCGGCGCTGCATTGGCGAGTCTATCGGCCGCAGTGAAGTCTTCCTCTTCCTGGCTGTGCTCCTGCAGCGGCTGGAGTTTCGCAGCCTACCTGGCCAGAAGCTGGACCTCACCCCCGAGTACGGACTCACAATGAAGCACAAGCGATGCCAACTCAGCGCCTCCCTGCGCTACCGCCACGGAGCTGACTCCGAGGAGTGA